A single genomic interval of Helicoverpa armigera isolate CAAS_96S chromosome 13, ASM3070526v1, whole genome shotgun sequence harbors:
- the LOC110376870 gene encoding protein borderless, with product MCARAWAPALCALAAAAAAAASLLPLDAERLHASVGGFAVMNCHLDFPFGNEIPYHLQWDKDGDTIFSWYSGAGTARVADRWGGRVRRVLDGRLGLGRGSINVSAVRETDAGLYRCRVTFPNRTPPARNNGTFYYLDVDGGNLIVTPPMNVTVLEGERAELECLPKSPEAAVEWFREGTPLGELPELALRAERPANGSLVLRRAASGDPGEYECRVQDPAGATQSASAFLDVQYKAKVVYAPKERYLPYGKPASLDCHFSANPPLTNLRWEKDGFLFDPYNVPGVFYSRNGSLLFNQVDESHEGEYSCTPYNALGSEGASPGVRVRVQRPPALGARPQPLYVARLGATLTLPCAAAARNHHDRPLVRWARKDGAELPPGRHHLDDGNLTVVDVAEEDRGVYVCTVSNEAATVDVETELLVENVPPRAPYNLTVRAHTDSLHLAWVPGHNGLEVDYNVWYRERTVSEWRTMKILTRGVTEATLVGLRPGTEYELRVLSQDLIGDGLFSKPVFARTLGSTDGDVGETENAAEVEETMEAIEGEQIAYAAPTTEESAGSGDGAELEVTVRLIDDGALVRWRREPLDQSRCTVRWYEGAAPGERLLATGHTLHDYMLVSGAEEGAQYWARVQCASGARGGAALRVPEYARLRGVAAGCAAAALLLAALAAALYAARRRLWSRAAPRCDKRAR from the exons GGAGACACGATATTCTCGTGGTACAGCGGCGCGGGCACGGCGCGCGTGGCGGACCGCTGGGGCGGGCGCGTGCGCCGCGTGCTGGACGGGCGGCTGGGGCTCGGCCGCGGCTCCATCAACGTGAGCGCCGTGCGCGAGACCGACGCCGGCCTGTACCGCTGCCGCGTCACCTTCCCCAACCGCACGCCGCCCGCGCGCAACAACGGCACCTTCTACTACCTCGACGTGGACG GAGGTAATCTGATAGTGACGCCGCCAATGAACGTGACCGTGCTGGAGGGCGAGCGCGCCGAGCTGGAGTGCCTGCCGAAGAGTCCCGAGGCGGCGGTGGAGTGGTTCCGGGAGGGCACGCCGCTAGGCGAGCTGCCCGAGCTGGCGCTGCGCGCGGAGCGGCCCGCCAACGGGTCCCTGGTGCTGCGGCGCGCCGCGTCGGGGGACCCCGGCGAGTACGAGTGCCGCGTGCAGGACCCTGCCGGCGCCACGCAGAGCGCCAGCGCCTTCCTCGACGTGCAGT ATAAAGCCAAAGTAGTGTATGCTCCGAAGGAACGCTACCTACCGTACGGCAAGCCCGCAAGTCTGGACTGCCACTTCAGTGCTAACCCACCGTTGACTAATTTGCGCTGGGAAAAGGACGGCTTCCTCTTTGACCCCTACAATGTCCCTGGAGTGTTCTATAGTAGGAATGGAAGTTTGCTGTTCAATCAG GTGGACGAGTCGCACGAGGGCGAGTACTCGTGCACGCCGTACAACGCGCTGGGGTCGGAGGGCGCGTCGCCCGGCGTGCGCGTGCGCGTGCAGCGGCCGCCGGCGCTGGGCGCGCGCCCGCAGCCGCTGTACGTGGCGCGGCTCGGCGCCACGCTCACGCTGCcctgcgccgccgccgcgcgcaaCCACCACGACCGCCCGCTGGTGCGCTGGGCGCGCAAGGACGGCGCCGAGTTGCCGCCGGGCCGCCACCACCTGGACGACGGCAACCTGACCGTGGTGGACGTGGCGGAGGAGGACCGCGGCGTGTACGTGTGCACGGTCAGCAACGAGGCCGCCACCGTCGACGTGGAGACCGAGCTGCTGGTGGAGAACGTGCCGCCGCGCGCGCCCTACAACCTCACCGTGCGCGCGCACACCGACTCGCTGCACCTCGCCTGGGTGCCAG GTCATAATGGTCTGGAAGTGGACTACAACGTTTGGTATCGCGAGCGCACCGTCAGCGAGTGGCGCACCATGAAGATCTTGACGAGAGGCGTCACCGAGGCCACGCTCGTCGGCCTGCGCCCCGGCACCGAGTACGAGCTGCGAGTGCTCTCGCAAGACCTCATCGGCGACGGCCTCTTCAGCAAACCCGTATTCGCAAGAACGCTGG GTTCAACCGACGGAGACGTAGGCGAAACCGAAAACGCTGCAGAGGTCGAGGAGACGATGGAAGCAATAGAAGGAGAGCAGATCGCTTATGCCGCTCCCACCACCGAGGAGAGCGCCGGCTCGGGCGACGGCGCCGAGCTGGAGGTGACGGTGCGGCTCATCGACGacggcgcgctggtgcgctggCGCCGCGAGCCGCTCGACCAGTCGCGCTGCACCGTGCGCTGGTACGAGGGCGCCGCGCCGGGCGAGCGTCTGCTGGCCACCGGCCACACGCTGCACGACTACATGCTCG TGAGCGGCGCGGAGGAGGGCGCGCAGTACTGGGCGCGCGTGCAgtgcgcgagcggcgcgcgcggcggGGCGGCGCTGCGCGTGCCGGAGTACGCGCGGCTGCGCGGCGTGGCGGCGGGCTGCGCGGCggccgcgctgctgctggcggcgctggcggcggcgctgtacgcggcgcggcgccggctGTGGTCACGGGCGGCCCCGCGCTGCGACAAGCGCGCGCGCTGA